The genomic segment GACGACACGTCGATGTTCAGGCCGTTGATCGTCTTCTGCGTCTCCGTCGCCGGATCGATGGTGCCGAGCTGCTGGCCCGACGCGGGGTCCGTCACGGTGTACTTGCTGCCGTCGTAGGTGACGGTGAAATCGTTGGCGGGCGGCTGCGTGCCATCGGCGATGGTCGCCGTCGGCAAGCCGGTGCCCTTGTTGCGCGCGTTGGCGATGATGTTCGGATCGCTGGTCGCGAACAGCGCGCCGCCGGGCTGGCCGTTCAGATCGAGGCCGAGCGCGTTCTGATCGTTCAGCTGGCTGGCGAAGCTCGTCGCGATCGCGCCGAGTTGCGCCTGCGCCGGGTCGAGCGTCTGCGTGCGGAAGTCGATGAGACCGCCGACCACGCCGCCCGTGAGCGCCGAGTTATCGAGGTATTGCGTGTTCGCGGCCGTTTGCGTCGAGCCGTCGCGGCTCTGGAACGCGACGGTGAGTTCGCTCGGATCGGACGCCGAGGGCACGGCTTGCAGCCCGTATTGCGTATTGCCGACGACGAGCGGCTGCCCGTTGCCGATGAACACGTTGTAGTTGCCGTCCTGCTGCACCACCTGCACGCCGACCATCGAGCTCAGGTTCGTGACGAGCTGATCGCGTTGATCGAGCAACTGGTTCGGCTGCTGGCCGCCCGCGCTGGCGATGTTGATCTGCTTATTGAGATCGGCGATCTGTTGCGAGTAGCTGTTGATCTGCGAGACTGCGCTCGTGAGTTGCGTGTTGACGCTCTGGCGCAACTGGTCGTATTGCTCGCCCGCCGAGTTGATCTGATCCGCGAGCGTCTGCGCGTTGCTCATCAGCGACTGGCGCGCGGCCGTGCTGCTCGCGGAGTTCGCCACCGACTGCAGGCCGGAGAAGTAATTGGTGATGCCTTGCGCGATACCTTTGGTCGGATCGCCGACGAGGTTGTTCAGTTGCGAGATCAGCGAGTAATACGTGCTGGCCGCGCTGCTGGATGATTGCGTGTTGTTCACCTGCGTCGACAGGTACTGGCTGTACTGGCGCGTGACGGTGACCGCCTGGACTCCGTTGCCGAGATAGCCCGAACCGGTGAATTGCCCCGACGCTTCCTGATACGAGACCTTCTCGAGCGTATAGCCCGGCGTCGCGGCATTGCTGATGTTCTGCCCTGTCGTCGTCAGACCCCACTGGGCCGCGTTCAGACCGGAAAGACCAATGCTGAAGATGTTATTGGACATGCATGAATCCTGGTGAGGCGGCGTGGAGATGGCGCTGCCGCATGGCTGATTTGTATATCGGCCGATTGCCGGGGAAATTGAGTGGGGCCGCGCTCTGCGTTTGCGGGTTTTGTTAGGGCGGTTCTTTGCGATGGGGCCATTATCGGAGGAGGGGCGCAATGGCTATTGCGCGAAGAGCGTGGGGTTTTGGGGTTAATTCGTTGGTTTTGCTTTTTTGCTCTTGGCTCTTTGCTCTTTCGATTTCGCCGGATCCCGTGATCGTGTCGGTTTATTGGCGTTGCCCCTGTGCGGGGCGGCAGTCACTTTCTTTGCTGCTGCAAAGAAAGTAACCAAAGAAAGCAGCTCGAGACGCCCGCGGTCACACGCAATTTGAGTGTTCTTCTCGTCGATCGTGGCGTCAGTAGCGAGTGCCCTCGTAGGCCTAACCGGGCTTGGACCGCGCACGGTCTGACTAGCTAGAGCTTCTAGCGCGCTGGTTCAGCACGAAAGAGTTCCGGCACAGCGCTACGCGCTGCCGCCGGGTATACAAGGGAAACCGTTGGTATGGATAGCTTAGTAATGAAGCGCGCGCAAACCCGATTGACCGGTCGGCCGCGAAGCGGGCCGGAGCCATTTGGTGCTGAACCAGTCCGTTATGCGGCGCGACGTGTCAGACCGTGCGCGGTCCAAGCCGGATGTGGCCTATGAGGGCACTCGCTACAGAGGCCACGGGTG from the Caballeronia sp. NK8 genome contains:
- the flgK gene encoding flagellar hook-associated protein FlgK, with protein sequence MSNNIFSIGLSGLNAAQWGLTTTGQNISNAATPGYTLEKVSYQEASGQFTGSGYLGNGVQAVTVTRQYSQYLSTQVNNTQSSSSAASTYYSLISQLNNLVGDPTKGIAQGITNYFSGLQSVANSASSTAARQSLMSNAQTLADQINSAGEQYDQLRQSVNTQLTSAVSQINSYSQQIADLNKQINIASAGGQQPNQLLDQRDQLVTNLSSMVGVQVVQQDGNYNVFIGNGQPLVVGNTQYGLQAVPSASDPSELTVAFQSRDGSTQTAANTQYLDNSALTGGVVGGLIDFRTQTLDPAQAQLGAIATSFASQLNDQNALGLDLNGQPGGALFATSDPNIIANARNKGTGLPTATIADGTQPPANDFTVTYDGSKYTVTDPASGQQLGTIDPATETQKTINGLNIDVSSLTGVQKGDSFTIQPTRGALDAFKLTTSNGAAIAAASPAVTSAASTNTGTASISSATVTQNAMSSDINLKYSAAANGFTSDVAVTVNGTSYAVGQTIPYDASKGLTVSANGVSATISGTPKDNDAFKIAQNKGGTSDGSNALAMANLVSAKSLNGGTDTLTSSYAGYINTIGNTTNQLKATSSAQTALLTQATSAQQSVQGVNLNEEAANLIQYQQLYQANSKVIQTAATLFQSLLGMFN